Proteins encoded within one genomic window of Schaalia sp. HMT-172:
- a CDS encoding asparaginase, translated as MRLHVTYAGGTIGMVDSPEGLRPGADLQGWFGSQLEGIELASNITMSTLDPLIDSSEATPQDWQAIIDDINAHAGQADAFLVLHGTDTMAYSAAALSYALADLGKPVVLTGSQYPLGVVGSDASANVTGALRAAISPHAQGVMLFFGHKLLAGNRATKTSSWAFRGFESPSVSPMARTGAPWRWYGTPSAGTGWQDPSPYTRQDVAVIDVVPGMSAARLRAMTTPHPDALILRTFGVGNIPASEPGLVAVLEELARADVPIIVASQCYQAEVMLGHYEAGNALAQLGAIGAHDMTLEALYAKTVFLLSQGMRGADFTRWMDRSIAGELTPQD; from the coding sequence GTGCGTCTTCACGTCACGTATGCCGGTGGAACCATCGGCATGGTCGACTCCCCCGAGGGGCTGCGTCCCGGCGCTGACCTGCAGGGGTGGTTCGGCTCCCAGCTCGAGGGTATCGAGCTGGCCTCGAACATCACAATGTCGACGCTGGACCCGCTCATCGACTCCTCGGAGGCCACCCCGCAGGACTGGCAGGCCATCATCGACGACATCAACGCGCACGCGGGCCAGGCCGACGCCTTCTTAGTCCTGCATGGCACGGACACGATGGCCTACTCGGCCGCCGCCCTGTCCTACGCGCTGGCGGACCTGGGCAAGCCGGTCGTCCTGACCGGCTCCCAGTACCCGCTCGGCGTCGTCGGTTCGGACGCGTCGGCGAACGTCACCGGAGCGCTGCGCGCGGCGATTTCACCGCACGCTCAAGGCGTCATGCTCTTCTTCGGGCACAAGCTCCTGGCTGGCAACCGCGCCACCAAGACCTCGTCGTGGGCCTTCCGCGGCTTCGAGTCCCCCTCCGTGTCCCCCATGGCACGCACGGGCGCGCCGTGGCGCTGGTACGGCACGCCGAGCGCGGGCACCGGCTGGCAGGATCCCAGCCCCTACACGCGCCAGGACGTCGCCGTCATCGACGTGGTCCCCGGCATGAGCGCCGCGCGACTGCGCGCCATGACGACGCCCCACCCGGACGCCCTCATCCTGCGCACCTTCGGCGTGGGCAACATCCCCGCCTCCGAGCCCGGGCTCGTCGCGGTCCTGGAGGAGCTCGCCCGGGCCGACGTGCCGATCATCGTCGCCTCCCAGTGCTACCAGGCAGAAGTCATGCTCGGCCACTACGAGGCCGGCAACGCCCTCGCCCAGCTGGGCGCGATCGGCGCGCACGACATGACGCTCGAAGCCCTCTACGCGAAAACCGTGTTCCTCCTCTCCCAGGGCATGCGCGGCGCGGACTTCACACGCTGGATGGACCGCTCCATCGCGGGAGAACTCACCCCCCAGGACTGA
- a CDS encoding amino acid permease encodes MSDKDQTQVSTATDAGDAGYNKALKNRHIQMIAIGGSIGTGLFLGAGGRLAQGGPALAFAYAVCGVFAFLMVRALGELAVRRPSSGAFVSYAREFLGEKGAFITGWFFFLDWAVTVMADITAVALYMHYWKMFEAIPQWVIALIALALVFVLNMLSVKAFGEAEFWFAMIKVATILIFMAVAIWAIITQAHVGDYSAGVHNISESGGWFPEGLAPVFALTLGVVFAFGGTEMVGVAAGEAKDAATILPKAINSMVIRIFFFYVGSVVLFALALPYNAYSSNESPFTTFFSGIGVPHAGDIMQVVVLTAALSSLNAGLYATGRTLRSMALVGEGPRFASRLNKHHVPYGGIIITASLGLLGVLLNAFVPKNAFNIVMDLAGIGIAGTWAMILISHLAFLRKVKRGEEARPEFRMPGAPYTNYLALVFFAVVVGSNVTSESGRWTLALFGVVVVLMVAGWYYVRGRVGSLTDEAAASLQGDETLVSGD; translated from the coding sequence GTGTCTGACAAGGATCAGACCCAGGTGTCCACCGCGACCGACGCGGGAGACGCCGGGTACAACAAGGCTCTGAAAAACCGACACATCCAGATGATCGCGATCGGCGGTTCGATCGGCACCGGCCTGTTCCTGGGCGCCGGCGGCCGTCTGGCACAGGGCGGCCCCGCGCTGGCTTTCGCCTACGCGGTGTGTGGCGTCTTCGCGTTCCTGATGGTCCGCGCCCTCGGAGAGCTCGCGGTGCGTCGCCCCTCCTCGGGCGCGTTCGTGTCCTACGCCCGCGAGTTCCTGGGCGAGAAAGGCGCGTTCATCACCGGCTGGTTCTTCTTCCTGGACTGGGCCGTCACCGTCATGGCTGACATCACCGCCGTGGCCCTCTACATGCACTACTGGAAAATGTTCGAGGCCATCCCGCAGTGGGTGATCGCCCTCATCGCGCTGGCCCTCGTGTTCGTCCTGAACATGCTGAGCGTCAAGGCCTTCGGCGAGGCCGAATTCTGGTTCGCGATGATCAAGGTCGCGACGATCCTCATCTTCATGGCTGTCGCCATCTGGGCGATCATCACGCAGGCGCACGTCGGTGATTACTCCGCGGGTGTCCACAACATCTCCGAGTCCGGCGGCTGGTTCCCCGAGGGCCTGGCCCCCGTCTTCGCCCTGACCTTGGGCGTCGTCTTCGCCTTCGGCGGCACCGAGATGGTGGGCGTCGCGGCAGGTGAGGCCAAGGACGCCGCCACGATCCTGCCCAAGGCCATCAACTCGATGGTCATCCGTATCTTCTTCTTCTACGTCGGCTCGGTCGTTCTCTTCGCCCTGGCGCTGCCCTACAACGCCTACTCCTCGAACGAGTCCCCCTTCACGACGTTCTTCTCCGGCATCGGCGTGCCTCACGCCGGCGACATCATGCAGGTCGTCGTCCTGACTGCGGCGCTGTCCTCCCTCAATGCGGGCCTGTACGCGACCGGCCGCACACTGCGCTCGATGGCGCTCGTGGGCGAAGGCCCGCGCTTCGCGTCCCGCCTCAACAAGCACCACGTGCCCTACGGCGGCATCATCATCACCGCGTCGCTGGGTCTGCTCGGCGTCCTGCTCAACGCCTTCGTCCCGAAGAATGCCTTCAACATCGTCATGGACCTGGCGGGCATCGGCATCGCCGGCACCTGGGCGATGATCCTCATCTCGCACCTGGCGTTCCTGCGCAAGGTCAAGCGAGGCGAGGAAGCGCGCCCCGAGTTCCGCATGCCCGGCGCCCCCTACACCAACTACCTGGCGCTGGTGTTCTTCGCGGTGGTCGTCGGCTCCAACGTCACCTCCGAGTCGGGCCGCTGGACCCTCGCGCTCTTCGGCGTGGTCGTCGTCCTCATGGTCGCCGGCTGGTACTACGTGCGTGGGCGCGTCGGCAGCCTGACCGACGAGGCCGCCGCCTCGCTCCAGGGCGACGAGACCCTGGTGTCGGGCGACTAA
- a CDS encoding PHP domain-containing protein, protein MVKRIDPHTHSAYSDGTDTPAQLLAIAAQAGLDAIALTDHDTTAGWDEAAAAVANTGVSLICGAEMSCSASGITVHLLAYLFDPTSPGLVENFRRIREDRETRAQRMVANLAADYPITWEDVVAFAPEGGPVGRPHIADALVAAGAFPDRSAAFVEALHPSGPYYVHHWAPDPVEAVRCVREAGGVPVLAHPRARKRQRLLPEAVIADMAAAGLFGIERDHRDHGPEDRADVERMAREMGLAMFGSSDYHGTGKPNRIGENTTDPDVIAEVVAQGCIEVVRP, encoded by the coding sequence ATGGTGAAGCGAATAGACCCCCATACTCATAGCGCGTACTCGGATGGAACCGACACTCCCGCGCAGCTCCTCGCTATCGCCGCGCAGGCCGGGCTCGACGCTATCGCGCTGACCGACCACGACACGACGGCCGGGTGGGACGAGGCCGCGGCCGCCGTTGCGAATACCGGCGTCAGCCTCATCTGTGGCGCCGAAATGTCGTGCTCCGCCTCGGGTATAACCGTGCACCTGCTGGCCTACCTCTTCGACCCGACCAGCCCCGGCCTCGTCGAGAATTTCCGCCGGATCCGCGAGGACCGTGAAACCCGGGCCCAGCGCATGGTCGCGAACCTCGCGGCCGACTATCCGATTACCTGGGAGGACGTGGTCGCCTTCGCGCCCGAGGGTGGACCCGTGGGGCGCCCGCACATCGCCGACGCGCTTGTGGCCGCCGGGGCTTTCCCCGACCGCAGCGCAGCCTTCGTTGAGGCCCTGCACCCCTCCGGCCCCTACTACGTGCACCACTGGGCACCCGACCCGGTCGAGGCCGTGCGCTGCGTGCGCGAGGCCGGGGGAGTGCCCGTCCTCGCCCACCCCCGGGCCCGCAAGCGCCAGCGCCTGCTGCCCGAGGCCGTCATCGCCGACATGGCGGCGGCGGGCCTCTTCGGCATCGAGCGCGACCACCGTGACCATGGGCCCGAGGATCGTGCCGACGTCGAGCGGATGGCCCGTGAGATGGGCCTGGCGATGTTTGGTTCCTCCGACTACCACGGCACCGGTAAACCCAACCGCATCGGTGAGAACACGACCGACCCCGACGTGATCGCCGAGGTCGTCGCTCAGGGGTGCATCGAGGTGGTGCGTCCGTGA
- a CDS encoding MarC family protein, with amino-acid sequence MSLFDVALFATAFTTLTVIMDPIGTVPIFLGLTSRYSQPKQRRAAVQATSVSFGVILTFAILGGQILRLLHISMEALQLSGGVLLFLVAMELLMGTDSSTPDTGDEGVNVALVPLGTPLLAGPGSIVAVMVAVGQAGSNLGSWIAVVVAVVLAHVVMWLTMRFSLMLSRLLGPGGIMLLTKISGLLLAAIATQLIMEGIFKFIASAQGS; translated from the coding sequence GTGAGCCTCTTCGACGTCGCGCTCTTCGCCACGGCCTTCACGACGCTGACGGTCATCATGGACCCGATCGGGACCGTACCGATCTTCCTGGGGCTCACCTCCCGCTACTCTCAGCCCAAGCAGCGACGGGCCGCGGTCCAGGCGACCTCCGTCTCCTTCGGAGTGATCCTGACCTTCGCGATCCTCGGCGGACAGATCCTGCGCCTGCTGCACATTTCGATGGAGGCCCTCCAGCTCTCCGGTGGCGTGCTGCTTTTCCTCGTCGCCATGGAGCTCCTCATGGGCACCGACTCCTCGACTCCCGACACGGGCGACGAGGGCGTGAACGTCGCACTCGTCCCGCTGGGGACGCCGCTTCTCGCCGGCCCTGGATCGATCGTCGCCGTCATGGTGGCCGTCGGCCAGGCCGGATCGAACCTCGGTTCGTGGATCGCCGTCGTGGTGGCCGTCGTGCTGGCGCACGTCGTCATGTGGCTGACCATGCGTTTCTCGCTGATGCTCTCCCGGCTGCTCGGTCCCGGCGGCATCATGCTGTTGACCAAGATCTCAGGTCTGCTGCTGGCGGCGATTGCGACGCAGCTCATTATGGAAGGCATCTTCAAGTTTATCGCGTCAGCGCAGGGGTCCTGA
- a CDS encoding LPXTG cell wall anchor domain-containing protein — MKKTTSSLFAATAALGIIAASAGVAFAAETPNGDPVKNNPSIGQPTEEPSAPTPEVPGDVTPSPEVPGDETPSPEVPGDETPGGETPSPENPGAEVPGTDQPGTEAPVVNPGAGAGAASGTVGGSGVTSRSQISTGNGPAPVSARGGIRGANAPAEANSDAPASASNPTLANTGSTATIAAGAGVIALAGGVTLVIARKRH; from the coding sequence ATGAAGAAGACGACCTCGTCTCTGTTCGCCGCCACCGCGGCCCTCGGCATCATCGCTGCCTCCGCTGGCGTGGCCTTCGCTGCCGAGACGCCCAACGGCGACCCCGTGAAGAACAACCCGAGCATCGGCCAGCCCACGGAGGAGCCCTCCGCTCCCACTCCCGAGGTCCCCGGTGACGTGACCCCCAGCCCTGAGGTCCCCGGCGACGAGACCCCCAGCCCCGAGGTTCCCGGCGACGAGACCCCCGGTGGCGAGACCCCCAGCCCTGAGAACCCCGGTGCCGAGGTTCCCGGCACCGATCAGCCCGGTACCGAGGCGCCCGTTGTTAACCCGGGCGCCGGCGCTGGCGCCGCTTCCGGCACCGTCGGTGGCTCCGGCGTGACCTCGCGCAGCCAGATCTCTACCGGCAATGGCCCTGCCCCCGTGAGTGCGCGCGGCGGCATCCGCGGCGCGAACGCGCCCGCCGAGGCAAACTCCGACGCTCCGGCCTCCGCCTCCAACCCGACCCTGGCGAACACTGGCTCCACCGCGACCATCGCCGCGGGCGCGGGCGTCATCGCCCTGGCCGGTGGCGTGACCCTCGTGATCGCTCGCAAGCGTCACTGA